The following nucleotide sequence is from Salvia splendens isolate huo1 chromosome 2, SspV2, whole genome shotgun sequence.
TTTTTATCGGTATAAAAATAGATTTGAATTCGTTTTCTATGATTACAAATTAACATACACATTCTGTTTATGTATGTTATCTTTTGTAactataacttttttttatatactccctccgtcccaactaaattgatttgtatttcttttttggatgtcccaataaagttgagtcatttcattttttagcaaaaaacaaaacattcaatcacttttactttatttcatcatttactttactctctctttatcttttctactttattatttttatttcatggAGTACTTTTTGACACAATTTCTTAACcttcgtgcccaaaagttttgtgtcaacttagttgggacggatggagtattatcttAAGAATATAATTGGTGAGAGTTTACTTATTtcgaaatttaattattaatgaaGGAACTAAATACAGTTTGTATTctaataaagtaataaaaattataaataagtgAATAGTATGTAGGAATTATGAAATTAGGAAAAAAATACCTAAAAAGAACTTAAGAATAAGAAAGCTAGAAAGTTTAGAAAGTTACATTCTCATATaagtatattaataaaaaaattaatttgttgatACCAACGTTGTATATGCAACTTTGTGTTTGATTGAAACATGAGATCATAATAAACACTAGTGCATCATATATAGTACTAGTTCCTAAGTTATTTCTAGGCTAGCTGTGTTatagataattatatatattgataattaattatatatcataaaaataaataaattgcaaCACATACATGCCACAAAATTCAACAATGGAATTGATTAAACCCAATATTTCTTGAATTGTTAGTAGTTCGAAAGCaccatataataatataaagtcTTTCCTAGTCCAtgcatcaaaataaaaatgatgaaattgatctaaaaatgataaaatttcaATTCGCGTTCAAGTAAATAATCGAGCCTCTTAATATTACTAATTTTATTTGcatcaaattattatttttttgttaaagatGAAACCTTAAAAAAATCGTCAGCCACAATTTCCGAAGCTGCTCCTGTCATGAATCACACATAATTTCATGTGTCTAATCGCTTTTCCCAAAGCAAAAAAGCCGTTTTCTTTTTCCACTTTTTTATTGAATAAGTCATAAACCGTACCTCAAATAGAATCGAATCAGATTCCCTAAAAATGTTAAAcactcaaaataaataataaaataaagcatAATCCTTCTAATACTCCATTTGATATTTGAATACCACTACAAATTCAGTTATATTCTCTGCAAAATATTACTTCTCCGTCATTCAATAAATATCCCATTTCATTATTTGATCGATAATAATACGATTCATACACCATTACAAaatcttatttcaattttaataaatatgtcCCATTTCTGTAAATTAAGTTTCtcattatttcattataaaatgacataatccCTTTTCtacacaaaatttaatttaaaattaataaaatagtaaaaatataaataaaaatattggaaatatattaatagtGGAAAATGTTGTTAGTTAAAACTCAAATTCCACTAATTTTCTCAATTCatatacattttttatattttagtcgAAAAAAATTTAGACTCGCACTATCGGATTGAATAGACTttgtaaatatttcaaatttggttttagagagagtgggagaggatgagagagaaacgcGTTTTGAGGAGTTTCTTGATGACAGAAAAGCACCAGCTGTGTTTTTTTCCCTGCAAATGGttaaagaaaaataatgtaTCAATACTATGTTTAGACAACAAAACACGtactaaaaagtaaaataaatattcattgttttatttaattcatatttaatGAATATTTGGTGATGGATTATGTTCAGACAACTGAGAAGCACACTCCCCCATAAGCATCCTGCAAAATCCTGGAAGCTGCTCTTGAACAGAATCCTAAGTTTCTCTCATTCATTATTCTTCACTGGTAGAATATACACATATATTGCCATGAATTATAGcgcattattattattaagtaCTTGGTCTAAGATATGTTACCCTAAATCTCCATTAAAATATATCCCTACCCcatgtgatcaaatgtctccaTTCTCCACTTAATGGTAATTTTTTTCATGTTATTACCAAGTCTTTTTACAGGTGATTTTTCTAAGATTCTAGATGGTtatataaaaattactataaaatctaAAATCTATTAACTTACTGAGTATATAAATTTTACTTTATCCATctccaaaaaaatagaaattttttcttctataaatagaatttttttccttttttggtccgttccctaaaaatgaaaactccCATTTTAAAGAAAATTTCATTCACTCCAACGAGGTGAGACCCATTTTCTACTAATAAATTTTTCATtctatctctattattttaataatttagcattaaaatttgtaccgtttcaaaaatttctatttttaggtgACGGTAAAAGTAGTATGTCTATATTGTTACTTAGAGTTAGTGTCTTTTAAGTGGGTAAAAGTTACTCGCTCCAATTGGGGGACAAGGTCACTAACTCAGTTGTCGGAGACTATAATTTGGACCTTTAAAGTTATCGGCGTGACAGTTTTGCCTCAATTCTTCGGCTTAAAGTTTTCtatcttccttccttccttcCTTGCTTATCTCTTGCCATGAATGGTTGTTGATGCACTGCCTTCGCTTACCGACAACATTATTCACTGTATTTGACTCGTATAAATAAGAACTCTTTAAACGATGGatgttaaaataaattaatgaggttcaatattttttttccaccACTTAGCAATGACTGACGCATTGTCTCTCTATCTATAGCTATAGACAATCTTATTCATTGTATCTTACTGCACGGATTCCTTTTACATAGTAGTACTACATTATAAACATTGTGTAAGAAGGGATTACTTGTTGTCCAAGTCAAGAACTCTTTAATGGTGAAAGATAAATTAAATTCCACGATATAAAAGTATTATTAGGAGCTTCCCATGTTGGTTTCTGATTGTAATGCATATGCTTCAACTGCCAAAGTCTACCCTTTTTCTGAGCAAAACTCTGTTGCTCTTTGAAAAATCAGCATTTCTCAGCTGTCTCACCATCATGTTAGTAATTGAAGCATATTTCcctttttattctctttttcacACGTCAAAAGTTTCAAAATGGATGCAATCATAAATATACTCCATcggtatataaaaataatttacagTAAATAATAGGGGTTTAAAgcaaaagagagaaaaattagTCTTATTTTTTGTCAGTGGCGAACGCAGGAATAAATTTTGGCAGGGACTTTACTAAAAATTCTTGGCAGGGGAcacacatattttatatatatatatatatatatatatatatatatatataataaaataataataataaaaattctaaaaataaataaatatctaatacataaaattaatccaAAACAAGTTTGACAAAAAGAATAGTACAGTTTGCTAAAGCGGCGGCAATTGAATTCTACGTGTTTTCATCGATTGAAAATGCTGCAGGATCGGCTCGTTATCAATCGTTGAAAAAATATCCTTCTCAATGTACACAACTAGACTGTCATTCATCCACTCGTCTCCCATTTGATTTCGCAAATCAGTCTTGATAGTCTTCATTGCAGAAAATGCACTCTCAACAGAAGCAGAAGCAACAGGTAAAACCAAGGTCAACTCAATAATCCGATAGACCAATGGAAAAACTAAATGCTTCTTAGTTTTGACCATTTTCATAGCAAAACTTCCCAAATCACTAAGCGCAACAAATTGAGGATCACACCGCACATTAGCAATAAAATTACTAACTTGTCGTGGAAGATGTAAACATTCGCTCGCAGAGAAGTCCTCGGGATATAAAGTAGCAATATGAATGACTTGATGCTCATTGAATTCGGAGAAAGAATTTCTTGGATCAAGACACGCTATGCATTTTAGCAAGTCGGTGCTAGCTTCAGAAAACCGATTATTCATCTCTTGTATAATTAAATCAACCACCTTAACATTGCAACCACAATAAGTTAATGACAAGTAAATATAtcgataaaaatatgaataacaaTATTAGATTACCTGATAAAAAATCTCTACCCGATAATGATGTAAGTTTGTGATCAACTCCGCTCCATGCTTTTTTCGACCAGGGCGTGGTATGATGTCCTCCATATTAACTTGTGAAATATTGTGCAACTCACAAAATCTATTTGTTTGGTCTAACATGGCTTCCCATCCATCATCCCTAAAACTTTGCAATTGATGTTTCACACTTTGGATCAATGATATAGCATGTACAATGCTTTGATATTTCTGTTGTAGGGCATGAGACAATTCATTTGTAGTTCCTAGTAAGTGTTTCATCAAGtgcaaagtaaaaacaaactCGTAATTATTCATCCTTTCGATAAGGCCTTCAGTAGTTCTTCTATTATCAAGGATAGTGGCATCATCTCTAACAATTTCCAACACTTTCTCAACCACAGGCCACATATAGCATAAACGAAGCAATGTAGAGTAATGTGAGCCCCAACGAGTGTCTCCTGGTCTTACCAAAgtagtttcttgattttgacCTCTTCCACTAGTTACTTCTTCATCATTAAGTTGTGCAACTAATCTTTCATGTTGCAACTTCCTAAGTTGATCCTTTCTCTTACAAGATGCCCCAACCATATTCACAATCATAGAGATATAGTTAAAAGAATCCTTCACAACTCTAACACCCTAAGTAATAGCAACAATTATTAATTGGAGTTGGTGAGAGAAACAATGGATGTACATGGCATAAGGATTTTCTTGCAATATTAGAGATTTCAATCCATTGAACTCACCTCGCATATTTGAAGCTCCATCGTATCCTTGACCTCTCATTCTGGATAGAGATAAATTATGCTTCGATAATAAAGCATCAATGGCATTTTTTAAAGAACGAGAACAAGTGTCAGTTACATGTACAATCCCAAGAAATCGCTCAATCACATATCCTTCACTATTTACGTATCTTAAAACAACACTCATTTGTTCCTTCAATGAAACATCTCGAGCCTCATCAACCAAGATAGTGAAAACTCTATCCCCAATATCTTTGACTATGGCAAGTGTGACTTATGAAGCACAAGCATTTGCTAATTCCTTTTGAATTCGTGGAGAAGTCATGTGATTATTAGCATGAGCATTTGTACCCAACACATTGGAAACATCGACATTATGTTGACTAAGCCATTGAAGCAACTCAAGAAAATTACCTAGATTTGAAGAACTACTTGATTCATCGTGTCCACGAAAAGGCAAACCCTGTTTTAAAAGAAAACGAGTCACATCCAATGAAGCAGTCAACCGAACACGATATGCAACTTCCACCATACAAGTATTTGCTCGAAATACATTTGCCACACTGTGCCTTTGATCTTGAAAAGCTTCAAACTGAATTCGAGCATTATTGTGACAACTATTTGCAGCCCCAACACGTTGATTGAATTTTTCTAGTACATTTTTCCAATTGTTAAAGCATGTCTTTGTAAAAGCATCTTCTGCATATCAACCTCCTTTATCTGATTGCTTAAAAAGATAGCACCAAAAGCAAAAGGCTGCATTTTTTGATTCACTATACTCTAACCATGGAAATTTTGTAAACCAAGCATCTTGAAAACTTCTTTCTTGAATACCATATTTCTTTTTAGGATATGTATTCCCAATTGGTTGGCAAGGACCTTTAACCAAATACTCTCTCTGTACTCTATCCCGAATAGCAATATCAAAGCCTCTATTGACTTTCGTTTTCCTGGATCAACATCAATATCATTCCAATCCAATTCAACTTCTATTGCAGACTGATTTTCTactgattcaacaattctagcacttgaagaagatgaagaacctccactttgcatttttttttaaagtaacgTTCCATCTTCTGTATTAGCAATTTAGCAAATTAGTTCAATAAATCACAAAATACTATGTAAATAAAAGTTATGAATCTAAAGTATCTAACACATTGTGATTGTGTAAACCatgacaaaagaaaaggaaaaactgACCTTACTCTACCAATTAAAGTTGTGGAGAAGACAAGTAATTCTCTTTTGGAATTTGTGGGagaagtttcattttttttgttccgcCGTTTGGAAAACTGTGAATGGGGTAGGGCTAGATAAAGATAAatccttttaattttttaattaatatatctgCCATGAAACCTAACACCTGCCGTCAAATAGGGAATATGGCAGTACTTTttctacttttattattttattcatttaagtTATTTGTAAGTTAGTGCCGTTTAAATATGGAATATGGCAGTACTTTTTCtgctttattattttattcatttaagtTTAATGGCTCTTACTATTCATCGTCTTCCTCTTCTCAACTCCATTGTTGGGaagtttttatttgtaattttaattttcagccCCTCCTTTCCATTAAACCTCTAATAATTTTGAAGTCAAAGCTATTAACTTGGCGAGGGCTGACTATAGGttcgaaaatttttaaaaaaaattgcaatagaaatttattaaaaaaaatggtttgggaggggcttaagAGCATGCACAGCGGTGGACGGacgacgtccgtccgtccgtgccagcggcacggaagacgtcgtccgccgctgcgctcgcgccgctggcacagcGCTGCtggatgcatcgagcacgtccgtgccagcgagcaggtgacgtggcgtgctgcgattgggcaacgacatagccgttgcctttgaatttatttatttattttcaaaaaatcggttttaattaaaaccgatcaaaaataaaaaaaatatttttcgacttcccaaaaaaatatatccgtttttacCGTTTTCTaccacttattttatttttttcccccacaaatacacattttcatctataaatacctccactttcacacccaaaaattcacaccacattctctcatttccattctcatctacattctctcatttccattctcatctacattctctcatctccattctcaatctttcttccacacATACAACAAActtaacaatgtccggccacgacAATAACCCCCCCGgactcccacggttggaaccccgagtggttcggttcacaaccgtttcctagtccggaaacggaatattcagcccctcctcaaacccaaagttcgggcgttccgggtggctaccggccatacctaatcgacgaccaagatgcccccgaagggcgatacgggtggacacccgagcctagagcgaggtcgaccgtcccctcccaaactccgactcctcctactcgcgttGTCCGCACACcatactcaccggcggagatggagcaattgttcaaggtgtatttgtcaatctccgaagatccggaggttggcacgaaccaatccggcgatcacttttggtggcgcatctgtcgccggtacaatgaaaactgGCCggagggaacaatcgagcgcaacgagagtatgatGCACAATGCCATCTACCAAGCCAACGACGAAATTAacaagttccaggggtattacctccaggaagagcggtcggcggggagcggccggagcgaggtcgataTCATCAATTCTgccatgtcgacctaccaatccatgaactacaagacgttcaagtacctcaacatttggcaggagacgcggtcgtatccgaagtataggggaggcgtaacatcctcctctagc
It contains:
- the LOC121772372 gene encoding uncharacterized protein LOC121772372, giving the protein MELQICEGVRVVKDSFNYISMIVNMVGASCKRKDQLRKLQHERLVAQLNDEEVTSGRGQNQETTLVVDLIIQEMNNRFSEASTDLLKCIACLDPRNSFSEFNEHQVIHIATLYPEDFSASECLHLPRQVSNFIANVRCDPQFVALSDLGSFAMKMVKTKKHLVFPLVYRIIELTLVLPVASASVESAFSAMKTIKTDLRNQMGDEWMNDSLVVYIEKDIFSTIDNEPILQHFQSMKTRRIQLPPL